From one Populus alba chromosome 17, ASM523922v2, whole genome shotgun sequence genomic stretch:
- the LOC118036146 gene encoding probable ubiquitin-like-specific protease 2B isoform X4, whose product MTRSTRKFRVFEFDEEEEDRVEKESAKFVGKFRIQKRKRNDNKKDDDASSPLTKYNFLQCFGGCTGTVKIERSNEPIDIDDGPIDVDTGGEMATLRKGKSDEVVYIDTTIIDDQCQYSVTVSARMPQEGCADKEEISQMETFIADDGPIDVDTGVAGEINTLCKGKSDEVVDIDTTVLDDQCQYSVSVPARMPQEDCAVKEEISQLDTLGIDIDDEPIDVATGGAGETDTLHKGNSDGVVDIDTTIIDDQCQYSVSVPTCMPQEDCADKEISQLDTLRLSSFSNYENESVGMISDNDVSIEMSSSTSVSTPSEDEVPLGNQVLECGSLGHKIDYTNSKVAVFPDYILCGDIYGTESCLTFSGSSIRMEGSTANGVKGIFNAEWNLDDIISIESEWCEMVTTAMVYLCLKSKVSEGARNTNDASDVDKLKFSVYDPLWHEGEEAIKSLNVRYKDIWNVTSESDLKKDGNASFGHNGMFTSKPYFPVIHETFEEVIYPKGDPDAVSISKRDVELLNPETFINDTIIDFYIQYLKNKIQPDDRQRFHFFNSFFFRKLADLDKGPSNACEGRIAFQRVRKWTRKLNIFEKDYIFIPVNYSLHWSLIVICHPGEVVHSREDESGNSRKVPCILHMDSIRGSHKGLKNLIQSYLYEEWRERHNETVDHTLSKFLHLRFVALELPQQENLYDCGLFLLHYVELFLEEAPIDFSPFKITEFSNFILGSYKFFNL is encoded by the exons ATGACTCGTTCGACTCGAAAGTTTAGGGTGTTCGAGTtcgacgaagaagaagaagatagagtCGAGAAGGAGTCGGCGAAGTTCGTCGGCAAGTTTCGAATTCAAAAGAGAAAACGAAACGACAACAAGAAGGACGACGACGCCTCTTCTCCTCTCACTAAGTATAATTTCCTCCAGTGCt tTGGAGGATGTACTGGGACTGTGAAAATAGAAAGAAGCAATGAACCTATTGATATAGATGATGGACCAATTGATGTTGACACTGGAG GAGAGATGGCTACTTTACGTAAGGGAAAGAGTGATGAAGTAGTATATATTGATACAACCATTATAGACGATCAATGCCAATATTCTGTTACAGTTTCTGCTCGCATGCCACAAGAAGGTTGTGCTGACAAAGAGGAGATTTCTCAGATGGAAACCTTTATTGCAGATGATGGGCCAATTGATGTTGACACTGGAG TTGCAGGAGAGATCAATACTTTATGCAAGGGAAAGAGCGATGAAGTAGTTGATATTGACACAACCGTTTTGGATGATCAGTGTCAATATTCTGTTTCAGTTCCTGCTCGAATGCCACAAGAAGATTGTGCTGTCAAGGAGGAGATTTCTCAGCTGGATACCCTTGGGATTGATATAGATGATGAACCAATTGATGTTGCCACTGGAG GTGCTGGAGAGACTGATACTTTACACAAGGGAAATAGTGATGGAGTAGTAGATATTGATACAACCATTATAGATGATCAATGCCAATATTCTGTTTCAGTTCCCACTTGCATGCCACAAGAAGATTGTGCTGACAAAGAGATTTCTCAGCTGGATACCCTTAGGTTAtctagtttttcaaattatgag AATGAGTCAGTTGGTATGATTTCAGATAATGATGTCAGCATTGAAATGAGCTCGTCAACTTCTGTCTCTACTCCCTCAGAAGATGAAG TTCCATTAGGAAACCAAGTGCTAGAGTGTGGTTCTCTTGGACATAAAATT GATTACACAAATTCTAAAGTTGCTGTTTTTCCTGACTATATTCTATGTGGCGACATATATGGTACAGAGTCTTGCTTAACTTTCTCAGGAAGCAGCATCAGAATGGAGGGTTCTACTGCAAATGGGGTCAAGGGAATATTTAATGCTGAGTGGAATCTTGATGATATTATTAGTATTGAGTCAGAATGGTGTGAGATG GTTACAACTGCTATGGTTTATCTCTGCCTTAAATCAAAGGTTTCTGAAGGAGCTAGAAATACAAATGATGCTTCAG atgtggacaagttgaaGTTTTCAGTTTATGATCCTCTTTGGCATGAAGGAGAGGAAGCAATAAAATCATTGAATGTCAGATACAAGGATATCTGGAATGTTACTTCTGA ATCTGATTTGAAAAAGGATGGGAATGCCTCTTTTGGGCACAATGGCATGTTCACCTCAAAGCCTTATTTTCCGGT TATTCATGAAACATTTGAAGAGGTTATTTATCCTAAAGGTGATCCTGATGCTGTTTCAATTAGTAAGCGAGATGTAGAGCTTCTAAATCCTGAGACATTCATCAATGATACCATCATTGACTTTTATATCCA atatttgaagaataaaattcagCCAGATGACAGGCAAAGGTTCCACTTCttcaatagttttttctttcggAAGCTTGCTGATCTGGACAAAGGCCCATCTAATGCTTGTGAAGGCAGGATAGCATTTCAACGTGTTCGTAAATGGACAAGAAAGTTGAATATTTTCGAGAAGGATTACATTTTTATTCCTGTAAATTACAG TCTTCACTGGAGTTTGATTGTCATTTGTCATCCTGGTGAAGTGGTTCATTCCAGAG AGGATGAAAGTGGAAATTCAAGGAAAGTACCATGCATTTTGCACATGGATTCCATTAGAGGAAGTCATAAGGGCCTCAAGAATCTTATTCAAAG TTATCTCTATGAAGAGTGGAGAGAAAGGCATAATGAGACTGTGGATCACACATTGTCAAAGTTCTTACATTTACGGTTTGTCGCACTTGAG CTACCGCAGCAGGAAAATTTGTATGACTGTGGCCTGTTCTTACTCCATTATGTGGAGCTTTTTCTTGAAGAAGCTCCAATTGATTTCAGTCCTTTTAAGATAACAGAGTTTTCAAACTTT ATTTTGGGAAGTtacaaattttttaatctttaa
- the LOC118036146 gene encoding probable ubiquitin-like-specific protease 2B isoform X5, with protein sequence MTRSTRKFRVFEFDEEEEDRVEKESAKFVGKFRIQKRKRNDNKKDDDASSPLTKYNFLQCFGGCTGTVKIERSNEPIDIDDGPIDVDTGGEMATLRKGKSDEVVYIDTTIIDDQCQYSVTVSARMPQEGCADKEEISQMETFIADDGPIDVDTGVAGEINTLCKGKSDEVVDIDTTVLDDQCQYSVSVPARMPQEDCAVKEEISQLDTLGIDIDDEPIDVATGGAGETDTLHKGNSDGVVDIDTTIIDDQCQYSVSVPTCMPQEDCADKEISQLDTLRLSSFSNYENESVGMISDNDVSIEMSSSTSVSTPSEDEVPLGNQVLECGSLGHKIDYTNSKVAVFPDYILCGDIYGTESCLTFSGSSIRMEGSTANGVKGIFNAEWNLDDIISIESEWCEMVTTAMVYLCLKSKVSEGARNTNDASDVDKLKFSVYDPLWHEGEEAIKSLNVRYKDIWNVTSESDLKKDGNASFGHNGMFTSKPYFPVIHETFEEVIYPKGDPDAVSISKRDVELLNPETFINDTIIDFYIQYLKNKIQPDDRQRFHFFNSFFFRKLADLDKGPSNACEGRIAFQRVRKWTRKLNIFEKDYIFIPVNYSLHWSLIVICHPGEVVHSREDESGNSRKVPCILHMDSIRGSHKGLKNLIQSYLYEEWRERHNETVDHTLSKFLHLRYRSRKICMTVACSYSIMWSFFLKKLQLISVLLR encoded by the exons ATGACTCGTTCGACTCGAAAGTTTAGGGTGTTCGAGTtcgacgaagaagaagaagatagagtCGAGAAGGAGTCGGCGAAGTTCGTCGGCAAGTTTCGAATTCAAAAGAGAAAACGAAACGACAACAAGAAGGACGACGACGCCTCTTCTCCTCTCACTAAGTATAATTTCCTCCAGTGCt tTGGAGGATGTACTGGGACTGTGAAAATAGAAAGAAGCAATGAACCTATTGATATAGATGATGGACCAATTGATGTTGACACTGGAG GAGAGATGGCTACTTTACGTAAGGGAAAGAGTGATGAAGTAGTATATATTGATACAACCATTATAGACGATCAATGCCAATATTCTGTTACAGTTTCTGCTCGCATGCCACAAGAAGGTTGTGCTGACAAAGAGGAGATTTCTCAGATGGAAACCTTTATTGCAGATGATGGGCCAATTGATGTTGACACTGGAG TTGCAGGAGAGATCAATACTTTATGCAAGGGAAAGAGCGATGAAGTAGTTGATATTGACACAACCGTTTTGGATGATCAGTGTCAATATTCTGTTTCAGTTCCTGCTCGAATGCCACAAGAAGATTGTGCTGTCAAGGAGGAGATTTCTCAGCTGGATACCCTTGGGATTGATATAGATGATGAACCAATTGATGTTGCCACTGGAG GTGCTGGAGAGACTGATACTTTACACAAGGGAAATAGTGATGGAGTAGTAGATATTGATACAACCATTATAGATGATCAATGCCAATATTCTGTTTCAGTTCCCACTTGCATGCCACAAGAAGATTGTGCTGACAAAGAGATTTCTCAGCTGGATACCCTTAGGTTAtctagtttttcaaattatgag AATGAGTCAGTTGGTATGATTTCAGATAATGATGTCAGCATTGAAATGAGCTCGTCAACTTCTGTCTCTACTCCCTCAGAAGATGAAG TTCCATTAGGAAACCAAGTGCTAGAGTGTGGTTCTCTTGGACATAAAATT GATTACACAAATTCTAAAGTTGCTGTTTTTCCTGACTATATTCTATGTGGCGACATATATGGTACAGAGTCTTGCTTAACTTTCTCAGGAAGCAGCATCAGAATGGAGGGTTCTACTGCAAATGGGGTCAAGGGAATATTTAATGCTGAGTGGAATCTTGATGATATTATTAGTATTGAGTCAGAATGGTGTGAGATG GTTACAACTGCTATGGTTTATCTCTGCCTTAAATCAAAGGTTTCTGAAGGAGCTAGAAATACAAATGATGCTTCAG atgtggacaagttgaaGTTTTCAGTTTATGATCCTCTTTGGCATGAAGGAGAGGAAGCAATAAAATCATTGAATGTCAGATACAAGGATATCTGGAATGTTACTTCTGA ATCTGATTTGAAAAAGGATGGGAATGCCTCTTTTGGGCACAATGGCATGTTCACCTCAAAGCCTTATTTTCCGGT TATTCATGAAACATTTGAAGAGGTTATTTATCCTAAAGGTGATCCTGATGCTGTTTCAATTAGTAAGCGAGATGTAGAGCTTCTAAATCCTGAGACATTCATCAATGATACCATCATTGACTTTTATATCCA atatttgaagaataaaattcagCCAGATGACAGGCAAAGGTTCCACTTCttcaatagttttttctttcggAAGCTTGCTGATCTGGACAAAGGCCCATCTAATGCTTGTGAAGGCAGGATAGCATTTCAACGTGTTCGTAAATGGACAAGAAAGTTGAATATTTTCGAGAAGGATTACATTTTTATTCCTGTAAATTACAG TCTTCACTGGAGTTTGATTGTCATTTGTCATCCTGGTGAAGTGGTTCATTCCAGAG AGGATGAAAGTGGAAATTCAAGGAAAGTACCATGCATTTTGCACATGGATTCCATTAGAGGAAGTCATAAGGGCCTCAAGAATCTTATTCAAAG TTATCTCTATGAAGAGTGGAGAGAAAGGCATAATGAGACTGTGGATCACACATTGTCAAAGTTCTTACATTTACG CTACCGCAGCAGGAAAATTTGTATGACTGTGGCCTGTTCTTACTCCATTATGTGGAGCTTTTTCTTGAAGAAGCTCCAATTGATTTCAGTCCTTTTAAGATAA